From the genome of Vitis riparia cultivar Riparia Gloire de Montpellier isolate 1030 chromosome 2, EGFV_Vit.rip_1.0, whole genome shotgun sequence:
ATTAATATATATGATGATGcctcttaaaaatatatacattagaTAATATGTATGATGCCGATGATGATGAATGGGCATGagtatttgatgatgatgatgatgatgatgagtaGGAACGGGTACATCGTGATTATGGTAGATGATGAGAATGAAaggtggtgatgatgatgagtaGGAATGAACATATCATGATGATGGAAATGAGCATATGATGATAATGGGAAAGAGTGGTTATAAGACATCATGATTACAATGATGGTAGAAACGAGTATGTTATGATGATGTTGAATAGGAATATGTTTGACgatgatttctaaaaattagaaGCACTTACTAAACTCACTACCAAACGGACCTTGAGAATGGCCAAAAGtgccaaaaaaaatgaaaataatgaatcaTAAATCAGATTTCGATAGGTGAAATATAGAATGGTTCATTCCttgtttaaattgttttttggaATGGAAATAGGAATCAAAAATCCATTAATATTTTCTCCCCACCTGGCCTCTTTGAGGTCGGAGCGTTTTGATTACTATCTTCTACATAGTATAGGAATTCACCTCcattattttcattcctattctCACATACCAAACGCAACCATGGAATGATATTTATCGTTCCACCATTCCATTCCCCCCAAACTCGAACCCGATAATTAACCATTACTAACCAAGTAACGCATAATCGATTATAAATTATAACCTTTGCCCTTCTAgcttttgaatttcaaattacaATTATAAACTCAGTAAATCAAAAAACTGAAACATAATTTATGTATATACCCCTTTAGTTGTTGGTCTGCAGTCGAAGCCGAATCAGGGGTCTAGATAGCCTGCAATTTCCCCTGCAAAATATGGTTTAAGAATTGTAttaaaacccaaaaaagaataaacattTGTATATTTTCAGCGATCACATGAGTAGGAATGTGTGCATCAATATCTTGGACAagttcttccttttatttttatttttttgggaccCTTAAACCTACATTGTATGGATTCAAGTACAAGTATCAGggttttaatttccaaaacttctaCATAGGAATTCAGCAAACAGTCTAACACACTTCAAATTCCATTTAGGAACTCagatatgaaaaacaatttttatggcTTATTTTTCATAAAGGTATTATGAACTTGTGTATCATAACAAAAGTTTTCAAGTATTCTTCATCCTTTCAGTTGTTTCTAagaattttctataaaaaaaacaaaaaaaaattgaaaacacatCAAACtattgaactaccaattttcaaAAAGCTTAAACTTACAGGATTTAGactcaatatgcatatcatactTCTTAACACTCTCCCTCACGTGCAGCCCTACACCCAAATGTGGAGAGACATTCACATCCAATAGATACCGAATGGAAAACAAACATGCAAATTGCAGAGATGTGACTCGAACTCACGACCTTCTGCCAAACCAAGCTCTAACACCATGTTGAACTACCGGTtctcctaaaagcttaagcttgcaGGATTTAAGTTCAATATGCACATCATACTTAACACAAACATATTctcaaaaacttgtttttagaacaaattttttaaaaattgttttcagttAAAAATTCGCCAAACATatcttttaaattagaaaactattttcaagaacaatttctAAGCTAACTCCTAATTTCTCTTTCCTATTCTTCTACTCCTGAGGCTGAACTAAAGGATGTGACTAATAAGAAATAATGTTCAAGAAGAGTTAGGATTACTTAAAAGTAAGacatatatttggtttttttttttctttggatgcATAGCTCCCTAATAAGCATTTCTAGACACAACCCACACCCAAATCCTTGTCATCTTAAGTAACCCCATCATTCTCTTGCCTTTAGTTTCAACCCAATGTCACCCCCACGAGATGGACATGGAGACATGAAATACGGGACCCTGTCAACATGTTGCAACCTAGACAATAAGCTCATGAACTtagagaaaggaaagaagacTTCCATCTCAAACATAGGTGGCTTCTTTGGGTGTAAAACAATGTCAAATCAAAATACCCAACAAGCAATAACTCTCTCTGAAAAGGAGGCGACCTAACCGAACCTCCTAAAACATCCCAATAGGGCTACCACTAGAGTCACTAACACAGCCTTCAGCTTCCCCCTCAAGGTCAAGGTAATAAACTCAGGCACGGCCACCTTCCATAGCGTGATGAGAGGAAACAAGACCACAAACACATTCACCACAGTATGGCTAACAGGCAATTAATAGGGATTCCAGCTTCATATAGGTGAGTTGCAGCCTGCAACCAGAACTGAGGAAGGATTTGTAGAGTTAGCTCACCCTTGCAGCCTTGTTCACCCTCCACCTAACCAGCACAGGGAAGGCTCATAGCTGGTCCTAGAGAACAGCATGTCCAATAGGGTATCTCTTACACTTCCAAGGGTCCCACTAATATAGGTTCAAACAATGGCTCAATTACATTGCCTCAAGGCAAACTACAAGATGAAAGGAAATTGTTTGTCCATCCGGGACAGTGAACATTTTGACCCAACAGATTTCATTTTTCTGAGGGAGCTCATGTTCTATATTGCATTTTGAAGCAAGCCAAATAAGATGTTCATAACATTGGAGATCGatcttttcttaataattgTGTAGGCTAGTTTTTAGGATTTCAAGAAATGATGTCACCACAATCAGGCATGATGCAATGGGAAACAgtggaacaaaaaataaaatagaaaacttgTAGGTCATGAAGTTCACAAATCATCCATGTAAACAGAATGAATGCTGttaaagaaagatgaaaaaatttcaGTTCTTACCATGCATGCATTTGATGAAGTAGTCCAATTCGGAGAACCAAATAGTTCTTTCAACCAAGGGAGATGGCTGTTGATATACAAAGAATGACAAGTGACGACGATCAGGATCATTCCTGGGTTTTGCTATCTCAGCTATTCTCATGTACCCTTCTCTATCATAACATGGAACTGCATTCTCACCAGCTACAGTCAAACCCCGATCCCAGGCTGAATTTAGAAcctgaaaaaacaaaaggagaaTCTTTCAATCCAATTCATCTACATGCATAATTTCAGCAAATAGAACCATTTTATCAAGTCCCACCTATTATCAACATGGGGAACTGGTACAAAGAACACAGAAAATGAGGAACATCACCTGCCAGCTCAGACCTTCTGGATCAGCAAATGCATCATCATTTTCCTGGCAAGTGATCTGCAATCCAGAGCAGACAAACTTCATTGTCACTGAATGTTTCTTAAGAACCTCAAAAACTGGAGAGTATCCATCCTGGTTTGTAGGGTTGTAATATCCGGCTGTGAGCTCTGCTGCATGGCTAGCGGTTCGGTACCACCAATAGACTGCTGGAACCTGCATGATAGTATCTTTCTTGTTTACCAGTTCCCGATCATGTTAGTTGCACATGGAATATTTTAGTTAGGATAAAAAGATGTGGCCCTTTTCTCTGGATTTGGATTCATACAAGGAGGAAATGAGGACTGCATTTGCATTTGGACATTTAGGTCCAAATGACAGAATCAGGATAATCCTggtttccaatttctaaatggATCCAATTCTAGTGCTCATTTTCTAGGGGCCCTAACGCAGCCCATAGATTAACAAAGATCAACAACATTAAACCAGTAGCAAGCCATGAACACTTTGGAATAAAATCGAATGCAAGCAATACCCATATTGCATCAGGATAATGACCCTTGAAGGTCATAGAGAGTAAACCAGGAAACGCTTAacatactttaaaaaaaaaaactcaaaacataGAATCATCGTACCTTGACGATTAACTGAGTTTCCTCAAATGCAAGGGTTGCAAGAGACAGAACATTATCCGCATGGTCAATTAGTGACTGACCATACCAATGGAGGAAAAAGCGGCCATAATAGCTATCATAATCACCTCTTTCACAGAAGAATCCAGTTTCATGCGGCCTAGAGTTATATTGACCAGCATTATCTGGTCCTCTGGCCCAGAATGAATGCCCACGCAATTTAGCAGCTTTTCGCAGATTCTGTTGTGAATATTTATCGTAACACTGGAAAAGGGAGTTAACATTAATGGGAAGAAGTAAAATGAGCATAAAATAGAATTCTAGATAAATAACAGAAAAAGGCAATGCATCTTTTGAAACAATCAATGAGACTACAATCATTGTTTACAGGATTAATGGGATCACAAATGTATGAAAGAAATTCATTGACAATTTTTAGTCAATTTGTTTTTGTAAGTTGTAAAATCACTTTCCTACTAGATACATATATTTCATATATCATTACATATAGTTGCTTTTTGATACTTAATATTAGTAAATCAATAGTATCCTAATAACTATACGTTTTTGAGGAATTAACCTGGCCCCATAGTGGATAATTAAGAATTGCTACTACCTAATaagcaaaattttgtttaaaagaaagaaatttcatatcattggttataatcatattttaaaaattacttactCCAGAATGTTTGTGATTAAGAagttctattttctattttcaaaggTTTCCCAACGTTTTCAAAAGTATACCTTATAGTCAAACAATCCTACCTGTTAGAAAATCTAAACCATACTTCTAAAACACAATAcctccaaaaacaaaaacataaaaacaaaaataactatCAGCATCAAAATCCCTGTATGCATCATAATCTTCCTATTAGCCTAGAGGTCATAGGTCATAGGTTatagtttatattatttacattCAGAATTGAAAGAAGTGTACAGATTCATTGAGCCAATCCCTAATGTCAGGAGAAAGTCATGCTGACTAGCACGAGTGTTAACTCAGAACTCAAAGCTTAGAGAAGTAAATAGCAGCTTCAACAAATGTTCTGtgtcaaaatttgtttttaacaGCAAGAGcacaaaaaagaaatcatttaaaaataaaatgtaaactTAATCGCAGCTGTTATCGAAAATGAACATGCATATGTTACCCAATAATACCTATTATTTAGCTGCATCAAACAGCAGTTCATTCTCTGATTTGCATGCTAAATCCCCACAGTacataaaataaagcaaaaaaaaaaaaaaaaacatatttactgtatttttattatctaaGTGAAGTTCCAATCAATATGTCagaagaatataaaaaacagAGATTGGCTTCATgtcaacataaataaataaaaaaggaataacATGATAAGCCATAACAGATACCTGAAATTCACCAATACCAGGGTACCCCCATCCCATTCTCTCGGAAAAAGAAGGGTATTTTAGCTCCCCAGATGCTCCTAGTCCAATTTCAACAGCAGAAATGATACCCTCTGCAAACAAGTCATCAAACTCTGTCCGGAAGCTTCTCATGAAATCAAAATAGACCTGCAGGAGCAACATAAACCCaatgaatgataaaataaggGCATGAACTGAGACAATATGGTCTTTTAAATATGAAACTTCTTTTGCTTTATGGTAATTGATAAAATCTCATACACATTCATCATTTCATATAAATAACGATAATATTATTGCTTCCCAGAAAAAGCACGCAGAAGGATAAACCAAggtttaaggctatgtttggttccctgAAAGTTTGAGaaaggaaaatagagaggaaaaataggaaaaaagaaaaggctaaggataaaacataaaatttttctcttatttgattGGATATGGAAAAGTTGAgagggaaaaatattaaaatattatggaatgcacttttccaaattttcctCAGCTTTTATTTAGGAAAATGGGGAGGAAAAATATGCATATCACACACACACTCACTAGCCCCTctctttcttcccttttctttagttcttattttttattttttacttcttcttttcctttttccgtattatccaaacatgagaaaaccattttccttgattttttttgttttttttcttttctcccaattttccaggaaccaaacataatctgatagaattttttttttctctttttgtctGTGACTGAAAAGCAGACAAAGATTAACATTCATACATATATGAGAACTGAATACCTCAATACCAGTTCTTCCTTTTAATACCCGTTCCTTGTCAATGGCCCAAGACAGGCATTCAGTATTTCTCCTTCCTTCACGATCTGtaaaaaatatatcttgatTCTCTTTTCCAATCTCCAGAACCCACTGGGGAAGAGAGATCATCACATCGCCAGAGCCATTTCCCCCATACTCATGAAATGCCATCACAACCTTCAGCATTTAAAAAGCCATTCAACTACTACAAAGAAGAAGCTTTTGCAAACA
Proteins encoded in this window:
- the LOC117933599 gene encoding beta-amylase 8, with product MNNSNSSNLKQDLENQSDHSSNHTFSQPQPQPQPQSRRPRGFAATAAAAAAAAATGGGGGGGGKGKKEREKEKERTKLRERHRRAITSRMLAGLRQYGNFPLPARADMNDVLAALAREAGWTVEADGTTYRQSPPPSQMATFPVRSVESPLSASSLRNCSAKGSLDCQPSVLRIDESLSPASLDSVVVTERDTKSEKYTSTSPISSAECLEADQLMRDVRSGEHENDFTGTPYVPVYVMLATGVINNFCQLVDPDGIRQELSHMKSLHTDGVVVDCWWGIVEGWSPQKYEWSGYRELFNIIREFKLKSQVVMAFHEYGGNGSGDVMISLPQWVLEIGKENQDIFFTDREGRRNTECLSWAIDKERVLKGRTGIEVYFDFMRSFRTEFDDLFAEGIISAVEIGLGASGELKYPSFSERMGWGYPGIGEFQCYDKYSQQNLRKAAKLRGHSFWARGPDNAGQYNSRPHETGFFCERGDYDSYYGRFFLHWYGQSLIDHADNVLSLATLAFEETQLIVKVPAVYWWYRTASHAAELTAGYYNPTNQDGYSPVFEVLKKHSVTMKFVCSGLQITCQENDDAFADPEGLSWQVLNSAWDRGLTVAGENAVPCYDREGYMRIAEIAKPRNDPDRRHLSFFVYQQPSPLVERTIWFSELDYFIKCMHGEIAGYLDP